Proteins from a single region of Longimicrobium sp.:
- a CDS encoding metal-dependent hydrolase has protein sequence MPFPPAHMLIGAGLAEVARSGMRDPLPRWQAWAVGAGMAALPDVDIVLGIALGKGGSYHGTFTHSLSAVVVWALIGYAVGGERWAAVFGVGYASHLAADLLDESGPTNLMLGWPFSGQRPYSIGKLFPKVPVEGDGMADTAMNVLQPEPLMLLAAQTAMAAGFFAVFLLLARLIRGWRQRVSAPVSG, from the coding sequence ATGCCGTTTCCTCCCGCACACATGCTCATCGGCGCCGGCCTGGCGGAGGTCGCCCGCTCCGGAATGCGCGACCCCCTGCCCCGCTGGCAGGCGTGGGCCGTGGGCGCGGGGATGGCGGCGCTGCCGGACGTGGACATCGTGCTGGGGATCGCGCTGGGCAAGGGCGGCTCGTACCACGGCACGTTCACCCACAGCCTGTCGGCGGTGGTAGTGTGGGCGCTGATCGGGTACGCCGTGGGCGGGGAGCGGTGGGCCGCGGTGTTCGGCGTGGGCTACGCCTCGCACCTGGCGGCGGACCTGCTGGATGAAAGCGGGCCGACCAACCTGATGCTGGGCTGGCCGTTCTCGGGGCAGCGGCCGTACTCCATCGGCAAGCTCTTCCCCAAGGTGCCGGTGGAGGGCGACGGAATGGCCGACACGGCGATGAACGTCCTGCAGCCGGAGCCGCTGATGCTGCTGGCGGCGCAGACGGCGATGGCCGCCGGCTTCTTCGCCGTTTTCCTCCTGCTCGCGCGGCTGATCCGCGGCTGGCGGCAGCGCGTGTCGGCTCCGGTCAGCGGTTGA